The Mercurialis annua linkage group LG2, ddMerAnnu1.2, whole genome shotgun sequence genome contains a region encoding:
- the LOC126667184 gene encoding vacuolar protein sorting 38 isoform X2, translating to MRQKLEARKCAMERIFALTEGLKGDAEKEEERLSVEVRSLLVAGTALSASNKQLQESKSSVSGESCYGRLRNLQKKLRVRQQYMVAQISLLYPVKISAGPSEDQELEAFPSTSKSGNSAGSKPTNQGSLTISGLHLTMLPFTKISFFTDKKEIQKTATALGYIAHVVMLIASYLKVPLRYPMRLGGSRSYINDYAPSIDSASSDSSLPASSSANVKTVEFPLFLEGQDTTRAAYAVFLLNKDLEQLLNYIGVKSLGPRHVLANLKELTRTIQSAEFLET from the exons ATGCGGCAGAAGTTGGAGGCTAGAAAATGTGCAATGGAGAGGATTTTCGCGCTTACTGAGGGTTTGAAGGGGGATGCGGAAAAGGAAGAGGAGCGGCTCAGCGTGGAAGTTAGATCGCTGTTGGTTGCTGGTACTGCTCTTTCCGCATCTAACAAGCAACTTCAG GAATCGAAGAGCTCAGTTTCTGGAGAGAGTTGTTATGGTCGTCTCAGAAACTTGCAAAAGAAACTAAGAGTGAGACAGCAATATATGGTAGCACAGATTTCATTGCTTTATCCTGTTAAGATATCAGCTGGACCTTCAGAAGATCAAGAACTTGAAGCATTTCCAAGCACTAGTAAATCAG GCAATTCTGCTGGATCTAAACCTACCAATCAAGGATCTTTGACAATTTCAGGGCTGCATTTGACAATGCTTCCTTTCACAAAGATTAGTTTTTTCACTGATAAGAAGGAGATCCAGAAGACTGCAACTGCCCTCGGATATATTGCCCAT GTTGTTATGCTCATTGCTTCGTATCTTAAAGTTCCTTTGCGTTACCCCATGCGCTTAGGTGGCTCTCGGTCATATATTAATGATTATGCACCTTCAATAGATTCTGCATCATCTGATTCATCATTGCCCGCGTCTTCGTCTGCTAATGTGAAGACTGTTGAGTTTCCCCTCTTTTTGGAAGGTCAGGATACAACTCGAGCAGCTTATGCTGTATTCTTGTTAAACAAG GATTTGGAGCAGCTTTTGAATTATATTGGTGTTAAGAGTTTAGGGCCACGCCATGTACTTGCTAATCTGAAGGAGCTTACAAGGACAATTCAGTCTGCAGAATTTTTAGAAACATGA
- the LOC126667184 gene encoding vacuolar protein sorting 38 isoform X1 produces MTKARTIMESEQEKVKLIQWEDYEQEAARLWSLSTSLKEIEQKKLILKQNLNSLIQVKAESLSRLNELEEMRQKLEARKCAMERIFALTEGLKGDAEKEEERLSVEVRSLLVAGTALSASNKQLQESKSSVSGESCYGRLRNLQKKLRVRQQYMVAQISLLYPVKISAGPSEDQELEAFPSTSKSGNSAGSKPTNQGSLTISGLHLTMLPFTKISFFTDKKEIQKTATALGYIAHVVMLIASYLKVPLRYPMRLGGSRSYINDYAPSIDSASSDSSLPASSSANVKTVEFPLFLEGQDTTRAAYAVFLLNKDLEQLLNYIGVKSLGPRHVLANLKELTRTIQSAEFLET; encoded by the exons ATGACCAAAGCAAGAACAATCATGGAATCGGAGCAAGAGAAAGTGAAATTGATTCAATGGGAAGATTATGAACAAGAAGCTGCGAGATTATGGAGTCTTTCAACTTCTTTGAAAGAAATTGAGCAGAAGAAATTAATTCTTAAGCAGAATCTCAATTCTTTAATTCAG GTCAAAGCGGAGTCACTTAGTCGATTAAATGAGCTCGAGGAGATGCGGCAGAAGTTGGAGGCTAGAAAATGTGCAATGGAGAGGATTTTCGCGCTTACTGAGGGTTTGAAGGGGGATGCGGAAAAGGAAGAGGAGCGGCTCAGCGTGGAAGTTAGATCGCTGTTGGTTGCTGGTACTGCTCTTTCCGCATCTAACAAGCAACTTCAG GAATCGAAGAGCTCAGTTTCTGGAGAGAGTTGTTATGGTCGTCTCAGAAACTTGCAAAAGAAACTAAGAGTGAGACAGCAATATATGGTAGCACAGATTTCATTGCTTTATCCTGTTAAGATATCAGCTGGACCTTCAGAAGATCAAGAACTTGAAGCATTTCCAAGCACTAGTAAATCAG GCAATTCTGCTGGATCTAAACCTACCAATCAAGGATCTTTGACAATTTCAGGGCTGCATTTGACAATGCTTCCTTTCACAAAGATTAGTTTTTTCACTGATAAGAAGGAGATCCAGAAGACTGCAACTGCCCTCGGATATATTGCCCAT GTTGTTATGCTCATTGCTTCGTATCTTAAAGTTCCTTTGCGTTACCCCATGCGCTTAGGTGGCTCTCGGTCATATATTAATGATTATGCACCTTCAATAGATTCTGCATCATCTGATTCATCATTGCCCGCGTCTTCGTCTGCTAATGTGAAGACTGTTGAGTTTCCCCTCTTTTTGGAAGGTCAGGATACAACTCGAGCAGCTTATGCTGTATTCTTGTTAAACAAG GATTTGGAGCAGCTTTTGAATTATATTGGTGTTAAGAGTTTAGGGCCACGCCATGTACTTGCTAATCTGAAGGAGCTTACAAGGACAATTCAGTCTGCAGAATTTTTAGAAACATGA
- the LOC126667258 gene encoding small ubiquitin-related modifier 2-like, producing MDSSEIILKVRNQEGRVKNFRIRQDMKISKLIDNYCKNHQLEPGAVDFLYNGERFKRDKTPAELNMKDGTSIDAMIHQFGGGCRAF from the exons ATGGATTCATCTGAAATTATTCTCAAAGTCCGCAACCAG GAGGGACGCGTAAAGAATTTTCGTATCAGGCAAGACATGAAGATTTCCAAGCTTATCGATAATTATTGTAAGAATCACCAATTAGAACCCGGTGCTGTAGATTTTTTATACAACGGAGAACGCTTTAAAAGAGATAAAACACCAGCAGAG CTCAATATGAAGGACGGTACCTCCATTGACGCCATGATCCACCAGTTCGGAGGTGGTTGCAGGGCCTTTTGA
- the LOC126667183 gene encoding elongation factor 1-alpha-like translates to MGKEKVHISIVVIGHVDSGKSTTTGHLIYKLGGIDKRVIERFEKEAAEMNKRSFKYAWVLDKLKAERERGITIDIALWKFETTKYYCTVIDAPGHRDFIKNMITGTSQADCAVLIIDSTTGGFEAGISKDGQTREHALLAFTLGVKQMICCCNKMDATTPKYSKSRYEEIVKEVSSYLKKVGYNPDKIAFVPISGFEGDNMIERSTNLDWYKGPTLLEALDMINEPKRPSDKPLRLPLQDVYKIGGIGTVPVGRVETGVIKPGVVVTFGPTGLTTEVKSVEMHHESLLEALPGDNVGFNVKNVAVKDLKRGFVASNSKDDPAKEAANFTSQVIIMNHPGQIGNGYAPVLDCHTSHIAVKFSEILTKIDRRSGKEIEKEPKFLKNGDAGMVKMIPTKPMVVETFSEYPPLGRFAVRDMRQTVAVGVIKSVEKKDPSGAKVTKSAAKKGGK, encoded by the exons ATGGGTAAGGAGAAGGTTCATATCAGCATTGTGGTCATTGGACATGTCGATTCCGGCAAGTCCACCACCACCGGACATCTTATCTACAAGCTCGGAGGTATCGACAAGCGTGTGATCGAGAGGTTTGAGAAGGAAGCTGCCGAGATGAACAAGAGGTCATTCAAATATGCTTGGGTGCTCGACAAGCTTAAGGCTGAGCGGGAACGTGGTATTACCATTGATATTGCCTTGTGGAAATTTGAGACCACCAAGTACTATTGCACTGTTATTGATGCTCCGGGGCATCGTGACTTTATTAAGAACATGATTACTGGTACCTCACAGGCGGATTGTGCTGTTCTTATTATTGATTCCACTACTGGTGGTTTTGAAGCTGGTATTTCTAAGGATGGTCAGACACGTGAGCATGCTCTCCTTGCTTTCACCCTTGGTGTCAAGCAAATGATTTGCTGCTGCAACAAG ATGGATGCCACTACTCCCAAGTACTCTAAGAGCAGGTATGAGGAAATTGTTAAGGAAGTCTCTTCCTACCTCAAGAAGGTCGGATATAATCCTGACAAGATTGCTTTTGTTCCCATCTCTGGGTTTGAAGGTGACAACATGATCGAGAGGTCTACTAACCTTGACTGGTACAAGGGTCCAACCCTCCTGGAAGCTCTTGACATGATCAACGAGCCAAAGAGGCCCTCAGACAAGCCTCTTCGTCTTCCACTTCAGGACGTTTATAAGATTGGCGGCATTGGAACTGTCCCAGTGGGTCGTGTTGAAACTGGTGTTATCAAGCCTGGTGTGGTCGTAACCTTTGGGCCTACTGGATTGACAACTGAAGTTAAGTCAGTTGAGATGCATCATGAGTCTCTCCTTGAGGCCCTACCCGGTGACAATGTCGGTTTCAACGTGAAGAATGTTGCAGTCAAGGATCTTAAGAGAGGTTTTGTCGCATCAAACTCTAAGGATGATCCTGCAAAAGAGGCTGCCAACTTCACTTCCCAGGTTATTATCATGAACCACCCTGGTCAGATCGGAAATGGATACGCTCCTGTTCTCGATTGCCACACCTCCCACATTGCTGTCAAGTTTTCCGAGATCTTGACCAAGATTGATCGTCGATCTGGTAAGGAGATCGAGAAGGAGCCTAAATTTTTGAAGAATGGGGACGCCGGGATGGTGAAGATGATTCCAACTAAGCCCATGGTGGTCGAGACATTCTCAGAGTACCCACCATTGGGCCGATTTGCTGTTAGGGACATGCGACAGACTGTTGCTGTCGGTGTGATCAAGAGTGTCGAGAAGAAGGATCCAAGTGGAGCCAAGGTGACCAAGTCAGCTGCTAAGAAGGGAGGTAAATGA
- the LOC126666731 gene encoding ER lumen protein-retaining receptor: protein MNIFRLAGDMTHLASILVLLLKIHTIKSCAGISLKTQELYAIVFATRYLDIFTSFVSFYNTFMKLIFLGSSFSIVWYIRRHKLVRRSYDKDQDTFRHYFLLLPCIILALLIHERFTFKEVMWAFSLYLEAIAIIPQLMLLQRTRNIDNLTGQYIFLLGAYRALYILNWIYRYFTEPHFIHWITWISGLVQTLLYADFFYYYFQSWKNNVKLHLPA from the exons ATGAATATATTCCGGTTAGCCGGTGACATGACCCATTTGGCTAGCATTCTTGTTCTGCTCCTCAAGATCCATACTATTAAATCCTGTGCTG GCATTTCTTTGAAGACTCAGGAACTGTATGCTATTGTATTCGCAACTCGCTACTTGGATATTTTTACCAGTTTCGTTTCTTTTTATAATActtttatgaaattaatatttCTCGGAAGCTCTTTCTCGATTGTTTGGTACATAAGAAGGCACAAGCTGGTTCGTAGATCTTATGATAAAGACCAAGACACATTCCGCCATTATTTTCTTCTGCTACCATGCATAATTTTGGCCCTTCTTATACATGAAAGGTTTACCTTCAAAGAG GTAATGTGGGCGTTTTCCTTGTATCTGGAAGCTATTGCTATAATCCCACAGCTTATGTTGTTACAAAGAACGAGAAATATTGATAACTTGACCGGACAATATATATTTCTCTTGGG GGCATACAGagcattatatattttaaattggaTTTATCGATACTTTACGGAGCCGCACTTTATTCACTGGATAA CTTGGATATCAGGACTTGTTCAGACATTGCTTTATGCCGATTTCTTCTACTATTACTTCCAAAG CTGGAAGAACAATGTAAAGCTCCACTTACCGGCTTGA
- the LOC126667185 gene encoding xyloglucan endotransglucosylase/hydrolase protein 2-like — MEFYKLTLIIVYLLLLKHTLVICTNLKGPSFYDNYKILWGNSLAKSQARDVQISLDYSSGAAFQSKSTYGSGFFHLNIKLPGGNSGGVVTAFYLSSVSGNHHDELDLEFLGNNDGKPKYLQTNVITNGIGNREQRIKLWFDPASKFHSYRILWNRFQIVFYIDNYPIRVFKNKHRLGVGFPSQPMQVLASVWDGDSWATDGGRTKINWSYAPFTAGFRSFGINGCAAKSGSNMKHCNSDKFWWNRQKFWQLNSSQQKVYESIKKKFMTYDYCTDRNRIPNTPPECPQ; from the exons ATGGAATTTTATAAACTTACATTGATTATTGTGTATTTATTGTTACTTAAACACACTCTAGTTATATGCACCAACCTCAAAGGTCCAAGCTTTTATGACAACTACAAGATTTTATGGGGCAACTCTTTGGCCAAAAGCCAAGCCAGAGATGTACAGATCTCACTTGATTACTCATCTG GGGCAGCTTTTCAATCCAAGAGTACATATGGTTCAGGGTTTTTTCACCTTAACATTAAGCTACCTGGAGGCAATTCTGGTGGAGTTGTTACTGCTTTTTAT TTATCTTCGGTATCAGGAAATCACCATGACGAGTTGGATTTGGAGTTCTTAGGGAACAATGATGGAAAACCTAAATACCTGCAAACTAATGTTATTACAAATGGGATTGGAAATAGAGAGCAAAGAATTAAATTATGGTTTGATCCTGCATCAAAATTTCATTCCTACAGAATTCTTTGGAATCGATTTCAAATTGT GTTTTACATCGATAATTACCCGATTCGAGTATTCAAGAACAAGCACAGATTAGGGGTGGGATTTCCATCGCAGCCTATGCAAGTGCTAGCAAGTGTATGGGATGGAGATAGCTGGGCAACAGACGGTGGCCGGACTAAGATAAATTGGAGCTATGCGCCATTTACAGCCGGTTTTCGAAGCTTCGGCATTAATGGATGCGCTGCTAAATCTGGTTCCAACATGAAGCATTGCAATTCTGATAAGTTTTGGTGGAACAGGCAAAAGTTTTGGCAATTAAATTCCAGTCAACAAAAAGTTTACGAatccattaaaaaaaagtttatgacATATGACTACTGTACTGATCGGAATAGGATCCCTAATACTCCCCCGGAATGCCCACAATGA